The following are from one region of the Verrucomicrobiota bacterium genome:
- a CDS encoding GPW/gp25 family protein codes for MSGSHLSFPFHIGSNGRSVQVQSVEQQIHEELMQLLLTNPGERLFLPEFGGGLRQLVFENVDENTKGLVKARITQAISRWLGHRVTLEDVQAEFGQDDEMLVSVRYHIAGQDQPRVLKFQRGTG; via the coding sequence ATGAGTGGTTCCCATCTTTCATTTCCTTTTCATATCGGCTCGAATGGTCGCAGCGTCCAGGTGCAAAGTGTGGAGCAACAGATTCACGAGGAGCTGATGCAACTTCTACTGACGAATCCTGGCGAACGGCTATTTCTTCCTGAGTTTGGTGGTGGTTTAAGGCAGTTAGTCTTTGAAAATGTCGACGAGAATACGAAAGGCTTGGTGAAAGCTCGCATTACACAAGCCATTTCACGGTGGTTGGGACACCGAGTTACTTTGGAGGATGTTCAGGCAGAGTTCGGTCAGGATGATGAGATGCTGGTGTCGGTCCGTTACCACATAGCAGGACAAGACCAACCGAGAGTTTTGAAATTTCAGAGAGGTACGGGATAG
- a CDS encoding phage baseplate assembly protein V: protein MPTDVHEDLLVGVIKSSEHNTYGKYPGIVRDVDDPDKLGRIRAEVPAIYGEDEWSPWAWPCLPFAGNKHGMNFIPEVESLVWIECAGGNISIPIWCGMLWADDERPEPQDNEARAIVSTAGHKVILDDKVGEVSIEHAEGAKLSMKKTELAIELKAAKVSLTPNGISLTVNDVGMSIG from the coding sequence ATGCCCACAGATGTTCATGAAGACCTTTTAGTAGGAGTAATCAAAAGCTCCGAGCACAATACCTATGGTAAGTATCCCGGTATTGTGAGAGATGTGGATGATCCCGATAAACTGGGCAGGATTCGAGCTGAAGTCCCTGCTATTTACGGAGAAGATGAATGGTCTCCCTGGGCTTGGCCATGCCTCCCTTTTGCTGGCAATAAGCACGGCATGAATTTTATTCCCGAAGTGGAAAGCCTCGTCTGGATCGAATGTGCCGGCGGTAACATAAGTATACCGATTTGGTGTGGAATGCTTTGGGCGGATGATGAAAGACCTGAGCCTCAAGATAATGAAGCTCGTGCTATCGTATCAACAGCAGGCCACAAAGTCATTTTGGATGATAAGGTAGGTGAGGTCAGTATAGAGCATGCCGAGGGTGCGAAACTGAGTATGAAAAAAACGGAGTTAGCAATCGAGCTGAAAGCAGCAAAGGTGTCCCTCACACCAAACGGAATTAGTTTAACAGTCAATGATGTCGGAATGAGTATTGGATAG